One genomic window of Phoenix dactylifera cultivar Barhee BC4 chromosome 6, palm_55x_up_171113_PBpolish2nd_filt_p, whole genome shotgun sequence includes the following:
- the LOC103701999 gene encoding monodehydroascorbate reductase 2, peroxisomal-like isoform X2 has protein sequence MQSCGLAFLGIELVLGTKVKSADVTRKTLLTATGETISYKILIIATGARAIKLEEFEVRGSDAENVCYLRNLADASRLVDVMRSCTGGNAVVVGGGYIGMECTAALVKNQIKVTWVFPGKHCMGRLFTPKIALFYEDYYKSMGVNFIKGTVLTSFENDSGRKVTAVVLKDGRRLPADMVVVGIGIRANTGLFEGQLNMDKGGIKVNGRMQTSNSSVYAVGDVAAFPIKLFGNDVRRLEHVDSARKTARHAVAAIMAPRKTGDLDYLPFFYSRVFTLSWQFYGDNVGEVVHFGDLSSGRFGAYWVDQGRIMGAFLESGSRKEYEAIAKAVKLKATVEDMAKLEREGLEFAFQVSQRAMQESGLVLERLTPCAWHASAAAAAALSIAAFAYWYDWWRPIW, from the exons ATGCAAAGTTGTGGCCTTGCTTTTCTAGGCATCGAACTTGTTCTTGGAACTAAGGTAAAGTCTGCTGATGTGACACGGAAGACATTGCTTACGGCAACTGGGGAGACTATTAGTTACAAGATTCTCATCATTGCAACAGGTGCTCGG GCTATAAAGCTCGAAGAATTTGAAgtgaggggatctgatgctgaAAATGTGTGTTATTTACGCAATTTGGCTGATGCAAGTAGGCTGGTGGATGTAATGCGCTCTTGTACTGGCGGAAATGCTGTTGTCGTTGGTGGTGGCTACATTGGCATGGAATGCACAGCAGCTTTAgttaaaaatcaaataaaagtaACCTGGGTCTTCCCTGGGAAGCATTGCA TGGGTCGTCTATTTACACCAAAGATCGCTTTGTTTTATGAAGACTATTACAAGTCAATGGGAGTTAATTTCATAAAAGGAACAGTGCTGACATCATTTGAAAATGACTCAGGGAGGAAG GTGACAGCAGTGGTTCTTAAAGATGGCAGACGCCTTCCTGCTGACATGGTTGTGGTGGGCATCGGCATCCGTGCAAACACCGGTCTATTTGAAGGTCAGCTGAATATGGATAAAGGTGGCATTAAGGTGAATGGACGAATGCAAACTAGCAACAGCTCCGTGTATGCTGTTGGTGATGTTGCTGCATTCCCGATCAAACTCTTCGGCAACGACGTCCGGCGACTAGAGCATGTCGACTCTGCACGAAAGACCGCAAGGCATGCAGTGGCTGCGATCATGGCACCTCGCAAAACTGGCGACCTCGACTATCTGCCATTCTTCTACTCCAGAGTCTTCACACTATCTTGGCAGTTCTATGGGGATAACGTTGGCGAAGTCGTCCACTTTGGTGATCTTTCCAGTGGGAGGTTTGGTGCATATTGGGTCGACCAAGGCCGGATAATGGGAGCTTTCCTTGAGAGTGGAAGCAGAAAGGAGTACGAGGCAATAGCAAAGGCTGTTAAGCTCAAGGCGACGGTCGAGGACATGGCTAAGCTTGAAAGAGAAGGCCTTGAATTTGCTTTCCAGGTAAGCCAGCGGGCAATGCAGGAGAGTGGGCTTGTTCTGGAAAGGCTGACACCGTGTGCATGGCATGCCTCGGCTGCTGCCGCTGCGGCTCTGTCAATCGCTGCATTTGCTTACTGGTACGACTGGTGGCGCCCGATATGGTGA
- the LOC103701999 gene encoding monodehydroascorbate reductase 2, peroxisomal-like isoform X1, giving the protein MGRAFVYVILGGGVAAGYAALEFVRRGISHGELCIISEESVAPYERPALSKGFLLPEDPARLPSFHTCVGANEEMLTPKWYRENGIELVLGTKVKSADVTRKTLLTATGETISYKILIIATGARAIKLEEFEVRGSDAENVCYLRNLADASRLVDVMRSCTGGNAVVVGGGYIGMECTAALVKNQIKVTWVFPGKHCMGRLFTPKIALFYEDYYKSMGVNFIKGTVLTSFENDSGRKVTAVVLKDGRRLPADMVVVGIGIRANTGLFEGQLNMDKGGIKVNGRMQTSNSSVYAVGDVAAFPIKLFGNDVRRLEHVDSARKTARHAVAAIMAPRKTGDLDYLPFFYSRVFTLSWQFYGDNVGEVVHFGDLSSGRFGAYWVDQGRIMGAFLESGSRKEYEAIAKAVKLKATVEDMAKLEREGLEFAFQVSQRAMQESGLVLERLTPCAWHASAAAAAALSIAAFAYWYDWWRPIW; this is encoded by the exons ATGGGGAGAGCCTTCGTCTACGTGATACTCGGCGGAggagtcgccgccggctacgcGGCGCTCGAGTTCGTACGGCGAGGAATCTCCCACGGCGAGCTCTGCATCATCTCCGAGGAATCC GTTGCACCTTATGAACGGCCTGCACTGAGCAAAGGATTTTTACTTCCAGAAG ATCCTGCACGCCTTCCATCATTTCATACTTGTGTAGGTGCCAATGAGGAGATGTTGACACCGAAATGGTATAGGGAGAATG GCATCGAACTTGTTCTTGGAACTAAGGTAAAGTCTGCTGATGTGACACGGAAGACATTGCTTACGGCAACTGGGGAGACTATTAGTTACAAGATTCTCATCATTGCAACAGGTGCTCGG GCTATAAAGCTCGAAGAATTTGAAgtgaggggatctgatgctgaAAATGTGTGTTATTTACGCAATTTGGCTGATGCAAGTAGGCTGGTGGATGTAATGCGCTCTTGTACTGGCGGAAATGCTGTTGTCGTTGGTGGTGGCTACATTGGCATGGAATGCACAGCAGCTTTAgttaaaaatcaaataaaagtaACCTGGGTCTTCCCTGGGAAGCATTGCA TGGGTCGTCTATTTACACCAAAGATCGCTTTGTTTTATGAAGACTATTACAAGTCAATGGGAGTTAATTTCATAAAAGGAACAGTGCTGACATCATTTGAAAATGACTCAGGGAGGAAG GTGACAGCAGTGGTTCTTAAAGATGGCAGACGCCTTCCTGCTGACATGGTTGTGGTGGGCATCGGCATCCGTGCAAACACCGGTCTATTTGAAGGTCAGCTGAATATGGATAAAGGTGGCATTAAGGTGAATGGACGAATGCAAACTAGCAACAGCTCCGTGTATGCTGTTGGTGATGTTGCTGCATTCCCGATCAAACTCTTCGGCAACGACGTCCGGCGACTAGAGCATGTCGACTCTGCACGAAAGACCGCAAGGCATGCAGTGGCTGCGATCATGGCACCTCGCAAAACTGGCGACCTCGACTATCTGCCATTCTTCTACTCCAGAGTCTTCACACTATCTTGGCAGTTCTATGGGGATAACGTTGGCGAAGTCGTCCACTTTGGTGATCTTTCCAGTGGGAGGTTTGGTGCATATTGGGTCGACCAAGGCCGGATAATGGGAGCTTTCCTTGAGAGTGGAAGCAGAAAGGAGTACGAGGCAATAGCAAAGGCTGTTAAGCTCAAGGCGACGGTCGAGGACATGGCTAAGCTTGAAAGAGAAGGCCTTGAATTTGCTTTCCAGGTAAGCCAGCGGGCAATGCAGGAGAGTGGGCTTGTTCTGGAAAGGCTGACACCGTGTGCATGGCATGCCTCGGCTGCTGCCGCTGCGGCTCTGTCAATCGCTGCATTTGCTTACTGGTACGACTGGTGGCGCCCGATATGGTGA
- the LOC103702061 gene encoding DNA (cytosine-5)-methyltransferase 3A-like — translation METLETTETLRDDSSKKPSETQTLEALAGLRVSEPGFPPEGEPLAPAPGEEAKTLGSGLPPEAGEREERHSFAVGDFVWGKIKSHPWWPGQVYDPSRASDHAKRVHRRDRSVLVAYFGDDSFAWCHPAQLRPFVLDFHQMVKQSSSRSFVSAVEDVLGEIGRCLELELTCHCVPREARPASARGQVGKAPVVNFAPLEFHEHLCDAACDVSVVDMLESAMLRSWVLAFGKGWSNGSGWVPPSPGDNGPGGQDRS, via the coding sequence ATGGAAACCCTGGAAACCACTGAAACCCTACGCGACGACTCCTCCAAGAAGCCCTCCGAAACCCAAACCCTAGAAGCCCTCGCGGGACTTAGGGTTTCGGAACCAGGGTTTCCGCCGGAGGGAGAACCCCTAGCTCCGGCCCCGGGGGAGGAAGCTAAAACCCTAGGGTCGGGGTTGCCGCCGGAGGCCGGCGAGAGGGAGGAGCGGCACTCCTTCGCCGTCGGTGATTTCGTGTGGGGGAAGATCAAGAGCCATCCATGGTGGCCGGGCCAGGTGTACGACCCCTCTCGAGCATCGGATCACGCCAAGAGGGTCCACCGGAGGGACCGGTCGGTGCTCGTGGCctacttcggggacgactccttTGCCTGGTGCCACCCGGCGCAACTGCGGCCGTTCGTGCTGGATTTCCACCAGATGGTGAAGCAGAGCAGCTCGAGGAGCTTTGTCAGCGCCGTGGAGGACGTCCTGGGGGAGATCGGGCGGTGCCTCGAGCTCGAGCTCACTTGCCACTGCGTGCCTCGGGAGGCCCGGCCAGCGAGTGCCAGAGGCCAGGTCGGGAAGGCTCCGGTAGTAAATTTCGCGCCTTTGGAGTTCCATGAGCATCTCTGTGACGCGGCATGTGATGTTTCGGTGGTTGATATGCTGGAAAGCGCGATGCTAAGGAGTTGGGTCTTGGCCTTTGGTAAGGGGTGGAGCAATGGTTCGGGCTGGGTACCACCGTCGCCGGGGGATAATGGACCTGGTGGACAAGATCGATCTTGA